The proteins below come from a single Gordonia sp. X0973 genomic window:
- a CDS encoding lipase: MMKQILAVLGSAAVATTGVGAATATPAPPTTRVVVIPGQTVGTMPFGPMKQNLESRGYPTTLLNLPGENLRAEAAVVARTVDGIRRQHPGDKIALVTESIGGITGRVYLKEMGGTSKVATYIAIGTAQYGSPVSCAQPIARENCPGSPFLKKLNAGDDTPGPTKYFSIRSAREWSDGRLDGGQCRVTPIPANESLPVTGMEHTFEPFDARVWNAIVSSLRGHCAGKFVTDPDGVLTAGKSTMPGAPGYHPGMR, encoded by the coding sequence ATGATGAAGCAGATCCTTGCCGTTCTCGGCAGTGCGGCCGTCGCGACGACCGGCGTGGGGGCGGCCACCGCGACCCCGGCACCCCCGACGACCCGCGTAGTCGTCATTCCCGGCCAGACCGTGGGCACCATGCCGTTCGGTCCGATGAAACAGAACCTCGAGTCGCGTGGCTACCCGACGACGCTGCTGAACCTGCCGGGGGAGAACCTCCGCGCCGAGGCGGCCGTCGTCGCCAGGACCGTCGACGGGATCCGGCGCCAGCACCCGGGGGACAAGATCGCACTGGTCACCGAGAGCATCGGCGGCATCACCGGCCGCGTGTACCTGAAGGAGATGGGCGGAACGTCGAAGGTGGCCACCTACATCGCGATCGGTACCGCCCAGTACGGCTCGCCGGTGTCCTGCGCGCAGCCGATCGCGCGGGAGAACTGCCCCGGATCGCCCTTCCTCAAGAAGCTCAACGCCGGCGACGACACGCCCGGACCGACGAAGTACTTCTCCATCCGCAGTGCGCGCGAGTGGTCCGACGGCCGCCTCGACGGCGGTCAGTGCCGGGTGACGCCGATCCCCGCGAACGAGTCGCTGCCGGTGACCGGCATGGAGCACACCTTCGAACCCTTTGACGCCCGCGTGTGGAACGCCATCGTCTCCTCGTTGCGCGGTCACTGCGCCGGGAAGTTCGTCACCGACCCGGACGGCGTGCTGACCGCTGGGAAGTCCACCATGCCGGGGGCACCGGGCTACCACCCCGGGATGCGCTGA
- a CDS encoding bifunctional oligoribonuclease/PAP phosphatase NrnA, whose amino-acid sequence MTAASAADVASALRGADAVTILCHVRPDPDTLGSGLALGQALVGLGMAVEVAYPGDLPLPSAMKALPGSELLVRPDAVVGHPVAVSVDAATLGRLEDLGEVFGAARERIVVDHHVSNTGFGTLDFIDPSSDCTASLVLEIIDELGVTLTEPIATCVYAGLITDTGSFKWARPSSFGIAARLIEAGVDGAKWSRTLLDSHPFTWFGVASAVLGDAKLESAACGGAGLVYATVPHELLSSMAWDESESLIDLVRTAQDAEVAAVFKESEPGRWNVSLRSKDKVDVTTIARAFGGGGHIRAAGYSIDGTSDEVAAALLAQV is encoded by the coding sequence GTGACGGCGGCCTCGGCAGCCGACGTCGCTTCCGCGTTGCGCGGGGCCGACGCGGTGACGATCCTCTGCCACGTCCGGCCCGATCCCGACACGCTCGGCAGCGGCTTGGCCCTCGGGCAGGCACTGGTCGGACTCGGAATGGCGGTCGAGGTCGCCTATCCGGGCGATCTGCCGTTGCCGTCGGCGATGAAGGCGCTGCCGGGCAGTGAGCTGCTCGTCCGCCCGGATGCGGTGGTCGGGCATCCGGTGGCCGTGTCGGTCGACGCGGCGACCCTCGGCCGCCTCGAGGACCTCGGCGAGGTGTTCGGCGCGGCGCGCGAGCGCATCGTCGTCGACCACCACGTCTCCAACACGGGGTTCGGCACCCTGGATTTCATCGATCCGTCGTCGGACTGCACGGCGTCGCTGGTCCTGGAGATCATCGACGAACTCGGGGTGACGCTCACCGAACCGATCGCCACCTGCGTGTACGCGGGCCTGATCACCGACACCGGCTCGTTCAAATGGGCGCGGCCGTCGTCCTTCGGCATCGCGGCCCGCTTGATCGAGGCCGGCGTCGACGGCGCGAAGTGGAGTCGGACGCTGCTGGACAGTCATCCCTTCACCTGGTTCGGCGTGGCGAGCGCCGTGCTGGGCGACGCGAAACTCGAGTCGGCGGCCTGCGGCGGCGCGGGACTCGTGTACGCTACCGTGCCGCACGAACTGCTCTCGTCGATGGCGTGGGACGAGTCGGAGAGCCTGATCGACCTGGTGCGGACCGCACAGGACGCGGAGGTCGCGGCCGTGTTCAAGGAATCCGAACCGGGCCGCTGGAACGTCTCGCTGCGCTCCAAGGACAAGGTCGACGTGACCACGATCGCGCGCGCCTTCGGCGGCGGTGGACACATCCGAGCCGCCGGCTACAGCATCGACGGCACCTCCGACGAGGTGGCCGCCGCGCTATTGGCGCAGGTCTAG
- a CDS encoding MATE family efflux transporter: MRRIAELALSALFVLIAPPLYLLLDLAVVGRLGARELAALGVGTLVLAILSTQLTFLSYGTTARSARRFGEGDRAGAIVEGVQATWIALIVGCAIIAVGFAAAPWLMRALVPDPAVAADGAAWLRIALFGVPLVLVSMAGNGWMRGVQETRAPVVNVVVGLAVASVLCVGLVHGLGPFPRLGLVGSAWANLVGQSITGALFGAALLRERRRTGVSARPDRAVVGAQLVMARDLIARSASFQICFLSAAAVAARYSVAAVAAHQVALQVWEFLSLLLDSLAIAAQSLVGAALGASAPARAQAVARRVTVVSVIVAVLVAIVLAAGSSVIPRVFNSDPTVLSAIAVPWWFLIAMLPIAGVVFALDGVLLGAGDAAFLRTATLAAALGAFLPLIWASHIFGWGLAGIWTGLLVFLIARLAAVWWRYRSGRWTTV, translated from the coding sequence ATGCGACGAATTGCCGAGCTGGCACTCTCCGCGCTCTTCGTGCTCATCGCGCCGCCGCTGTATCTGTTGCTCGACCTCGCGGTCGTGGGACGCCTCGGTGCCCGCGAACTCGCCGCCCTCGGGGTCGGCACCCTCGTCCTGGCCATCCTCAGCACCCAACTGACATTCCTCTCCTACGGGACCACGGCCCGCTCGGCGCGCCGCTTCGGCGAGGGCGACCGGGCCGGCGCGATCGTCGAGGGGGTGCAGGCCACCTGGATCGCGCTGATCGTCGGGTGCGCGATTATCGCCGTCGGCTTCGCGGCGGCGCCGTGGCTGATGCGCGCACTCGTTCCCGATCCGGCGGTCGCCGCCGACGGGGCCGCGTGGCTGCGCATCGCGCTCTTCGGTGTGCCGCTCGTCCTCGTGTCGATGGCTGGAAACGGGTGGATGCGCGGCGTGCAGGAGACCCGCGCCCCCGTCGTCAACGTCGTCGTCGGGCTCGCCGTCGCCTCCGTCCTCTGCGTCGGACTGGTCCACGGCCTCGGCCCCTTCCCGCGCCTCGGCCTGGTCGGCAGCGCCTGGGCCAACCTCGTCGGGCAGTCGATCACCGGCGCGCTCTTCGGCGCGGCGTTGCTGCGCGAACGACGACGAACCGGGGTATCGGCGCGCCCCGACCGCGCCGTCGTCGGTGCCCAGCTGGTCATGGCGCGCGACCTCATCGCGCGCAGCGCCTCCTTCCAGATCTGCTTCTTGTCCGCCGCGGCGGTCGCGGCCCGCTACTCGGTCGCCGCCGTCGCCGCGCATCAGGTGGCGTTGCAGGTCTGGGAGTTCCTCTCGCTGCTCCTGGACTCCCTGGCGATAGCGGCGCAGTCGCTGGTCGGGGCGGCGCTGGGAGCGTCGGCACCGGCACGGGCACAGGCCGTCGCACGACGAGTCACCGTCGTGTCGGTGATCGTCGCCGTCCTCGTCGCGATCGTCTTGGCGGCCGGCTCGTCAGTCATCCCGCGGGTCTTCAACAGCGATCCGACGGTGCTCTCGGCGATTGCCGTGCCGTGGTGGTTCCTGATCGCGATGCTGCCGATCGCGGGAGTGGTCTTCGCGCTCGACGGGGTGCTGCTCGGTGCGGGTGACGCGGCATTCCTGCGGACGGCGACGCTGGCGGCGGCCCTCGGCGCATTCCTCCCGCTGATCTGGGCGTCGCACATCTTCGGCTGGGGATTGGCCGGGATCTGGACCGGACTGCTGGTCTTCCTGATCGCCCGACTCGCCGCGGTGTGGTGGCGCTACCGGTCGGGCCGCTGGACGACGGTGTAA
- a CDS encoding YlxR family protein, producing MCLGCRGRADRAQLVRVVAASGPIGPVVEIDYRKTLPGRGAWLHPSTDCLSEAVRRKAFASALRVDGITVDPDGLVASLVAAGGGDQPEEQVAQDMSTP from the coding sequence ATGTGTCTGGGCTGCCGCGGACGTGCGGATCGGGCACAACTGGTCCGAGTGGTCGCGGCAAGCGGCCCCATCGGGCCGGTGGTCGAGATCGACTACCGCAAGACCCTGCCGGGGCGCGGCGCCTGGCTGCATCCGTCCACTGACTGCTTGTCGGAGGCGGTGCGGCGCAAGGCTTTCGCTTCGGCGTTGCGGGTCGACGGGATCACCGTCGACCCAGACGGACTCGTCGCCTCGCTGGTAGCAGCGGGTGGCGGGGACCAGCCGGAAGAACAGGTAGCACAAGACATGAGCACACCGTGA
- a CDS encoding 4'-phosphopantetheinyl transferase: MIAPILVGGVASAEAFGDPEGLTAHPAEESIIGRAVDKRRKEFITARNCARVALGELGIDPVPIMRGEKDMPLWPDGVVGSITHTAGYRAAIVAYAMAIRSLGIDAEPHEPLPEGVLNLTSIEAERDVLATRPAGLHWDRLLFCAKETTYKAWFPLTRRWLGFEDAHITFSQLGELDGGGAHGTFTSRILIDPAAADGGAPLLELPGRWLIARDLITTTIVLR; this comes from the coding sequence ATGATCGCCCCGATCCTGGTCGGCGGTGTCGCCTCGGCCGAGGCCTTCGGCGACCCCGAGGGGCTGACCGCACACCCGGCCGAGGAGTCGATCATCGGCCGCGCGGTGGACAAGCGGCGCAAGGAGTTCATCACTGCGCGCAACTGCGCCCGGGTGGCGCTGGGCGAGTTGGGCATCGATCCGGTGCCCATCATGCGCGGCGAGAAGGACATGCCGCTGTGGCCAGACGGCGTCGTCGGCTCCATCACCCACACGGCCGGGTATCGGGCCGCGATCGTGGCCTACGCGATGGCCATCCGGTCGTTGGGGATCGACGCCGAGCCGCATGAACCCCTGCCCGAGGGGGTGCTGAACCTGACCAGCATCGAGGCCGAGCGCGATGTCCTCGCGACCCGCCCGGCCGGACTGCACTGGGACCGCCTGCTGTTCTGCGCCAAGGAGACCACCTACAAGGCCTGGTTCCCGCTGACCCGACGGTGGCTGGGGTTCGAGGACGCCCACATCACGTTCTCCCAGCTCGGCGAGCTCGACGGCGGGGGAGCGCACGGCACCTTCACCTCGCGCATACTCATCGATCCGGCCGCCGCCGACGGGGGCGCGCCGCTGCTCGAACTCCCGGGCCGCTGGCTGATCGCCCGCGACCTCATCACCACGACGATCGTCCTCCGATGA
- the infB gene encoding translation initiation factor IF-2: protein MAGKARVHELAKELNVTSKEVLERLKEQGEFVKSASSTVEAPVARRLRESFPKPTESAATEAPAKKAPAKKAAPKPGAPVAEKAAPAPAAPAPAPAAPAPAAPAAAAPAPAAPAAATPAAPAEPAAPATAPGGNRPGGPKPGPRAPRVGNNPYSSAPAPAPRPVAPRPGAGGGAAGPRPGGAPRPGGNRPSPGGMPPRPNPGAMPSRSARPDANRPAGRGGPGGNRPGGGGGGYRGGPGGAPAGGPPGGGFRGRPGGGGGGARGRGGAAGAFGRPGGAPRKGRKSKRQKRQEYDSMQAPTVGGVRLPHGQGQTIRLARGASLSDFADKIDANPAALVQALFNLGEMVTATESVNDETLELLGSEMNYVVEVVSPEDEDRELLQSFDLSYGEDEGGEDDLAQRPPVVTVMGHVDHGKTRLLDTIRKENVREGEAGGITQHIGAYQVDTSLNGEDRLVTFIDTPGHEAFTAMRARGAKATDIAILVVAADDGVMPQTVEAVNHAQAADVPIVVAVNKIDKEGADPSKIRGQLTEYGLVPEEYGGDAMFVDISAKEGTNIDALLEAVLLTADASLDLRANPDMDAQGVAIEAHLDRGRGPVATVLIQRGTLRVGDSIVAGDAYGRVRRMVDEHGDDIDEALPSRPVQVIGFTSVPGAGDNVLVVDEDRTARQIADRRAARKRNALAARSRKRISLEDLDSVLKETSQLNLILKGDNSGTVEALEEALMGIEIDDEVSLRVIDRGVGGVTETNVDLAAASDAIIIGFNVRAEGKATERANREGVDIRYYSIIYQAIDEIESALKGMLKPVYEEVELGRAEIRAIFKSSKVGNIAGCMVSSGLIKRNAKARLLRDNVVIAENLTVSSLRREKDDVTEVREGFECGLTVTYSDIKVDDVIESYELQEKPRD, encoded by the coding sequence GTGGCAGGCAAGGCCCGCGTGCACGAATTGGCCAAAGAGCTGAACGTGACGAGCAAGGAAGTGCTCGAGCGTCTCAAAGAACAAGGCGAGTTCGTCAAGTCCGCGTCGTCGACCGTCGAGGCCCCGGTGGCCCGGCGACTACGCGAATCATTCCCCAAGCCGACTGAGTCGGCAGCAACCGAAGCCCCGGCAAAGAAGGCGCCGGCGAAGAAGGCTGCGCCCAAGCCGGGCGCACCGGTGGCCGAGAAGGCCGCTCCGGCGCCCGCGGCACCGGCACCGGCCCCGGCCGCTCCCGCGCCGGCGGCTCCCGCCGCGGCAGCACCGGCCCCCGCGGCTCCGGCCGCCGCGACGCCCGCGGCCCCGGCTGAGCCCGCCGCGCCGGCAACGGCCCCCGGTGGCAACCGTCCGGGCGGTCCCAAGCCCGGTCCGCGTGCCCCGCGCGTCGGAAACAACCCGTATTCCTCTGCCCCGGCCCCCGCGCCCCGTCCGGTGGCGCCGCGTCCCGGCGCCGGTGGCGGTGCGGCTGGTCCGCGCCCCGGTGGCGCGCCGCGCCCGGGCGGCAACCGACCCAGCCCCGGCGGTATGCCGCCGCGGCCGAACCCCGGTGCGATGCCCAGCCGTTCGGCTCGTCCGGACGCCAACCGTCCCGCTGGCCGCGGTGGTCCCGGCGGCAACCGCCCGGGTGGCGGTGGCGGCGGATACCGTGGTGGCCCCGGTGGCGCACCCGCCGGTGGTCCTCCCGGTGGAGGCTTCCGCGGTCGTCCCGGTGGCGGCGGTGGCGGTGCACGTGGCCGCGGCGGTGCCGCGGGTGCGTTCGGTCGCCCCGGTGGCGCCCCCCGCAAGGGTCGCAAGTCCAAGCGTCAGAAGCGGCAAGAGTACGACTCGATGCAGGCTCCGACGGTCGGCGGCGTTCGGCTGCCGCACGGCCAGGGCCAGACGATCCGGCTCGCCCGCGGCGCATCGCTGTCCGACTTCGCCGACAAGATCGACGCCAACCCGGCAGCCCTGGTCCAGGCGCTGTTCAACCTGGGTGAGATGGTCACGGCGACCGAGTCGGTCAACGACGAGACGCTGGAACTGCTCGGCTCGGAGATGAACTACGTCGTCGAGGTCGTCAGCCCCGAGGACGAGGACCGCGAGCTGCTGCAGAGCTTCGACCTCAGCTACGGCGAGGACGAAGGCGGCGAGGACGACCTCGCCCAGCGCCCGCCGGTGGTCACCGTCATGGGTCACGTCGATCACGGCAAGACGCGCCTGCTGGACACCATCCGCAAGGAGAACGTCCGCGAGGGCGAAGCCGGCGGCATCACCCAGCACATCGGTGCGTACCAGGTCGACACCAGCCTCAACGGCGAAGACCGGCTCGTCACCTTCATCGACACCCCGGGTCACGAGGCGTTCACCGCCATGCGTGCCCGCGGCGCCAAGGCGACCGACATCGCGATCCTCGTCGTCGCCGCCGATGACGGCGTCATGCCGCAGACGGTGGAGGCCGTGAACCACGCGCAGGCGGCCGACGTGCCGATCGTCGTGGCGGTCAACAAGATCGATAAGGAAGGCGCGGACCCGAGCAAGATCCGCGGCCAGCTCACCGAGTACGGCCTGGTGCCCGAGGAATACGGCGGCGACGCCATGTTCGTCGACATCTCGGCCAAGGAGGGCACCAACATCGATGCGCTGCTGGAGGCGGTCCTGCTGACCGCGGATGCTTCGCTCGATCTGCGCGCCAACCCGGACATGGACGCCCAGGGCGTCGCGATCGAGGCACACCTCGACCGCGGCCGCGGCCCGGTCGCCACCGTCCTCATCCAGCGCGGCACCCTGCGCGTCGGCGACTCGATCGTCGCCGGCGATGCCTATGGCCGCGTGCGACGGATGGTCGACGAGCACGGCGACGACATCGACGAGGCGCTGCCGTCGCGTCCGGTGCAGGTCATCGGCTTCACGTCGGTGCCCGGCGCGGGTGACAACGTCCTGGTCGTCGACGAGGACCGGACCGCCCGTCAGATCGCGGATCGTCGCGCGGCGCGCAAGCGCAACGCGTTGGCGGCCCGCAGTCGCAAGCGGATCAGCCTCGAGGACCTGGATTCGGTGCTCAAGGAGACCAGCCAGCTCAACTTGATTCTCAAGGGTGACAACTCGGGCACCGTGGAGGCGCTCGAAGAGGCGCTCATGGGCATCGAGATCGACGACGAGGTGTCGTTGCGGGTCATCGACCGCGGTGTCGGTGGTGTCACCGAGACCAACGTCGACCTTGCTGCCGCGTCGGACGCGATCATCATCGGGTTCAATGTTCGCGCCGAGGGCAAGGCGACCGAGCGGGCCAACCGCGAGGGCGTCGACATCCGGTACTACTCGATCATCTACCAGGCGATCGACGAGATCGAGAGCGCGCTCAAGGGCATGCTCAAGCCGGTCTACGAAGAGGTCGAGTTGGGCCGCGCCGAGATCCGCGCGATCTTCAAGTCGTCCAAGGTCGGCAACATCGCCGGTTGCATGGTCAGCTCTGGTCTGATCAAGCGCAACGCCAAGGCGCGCCTGCTCCGCGACAACGTGGTGATCGCCGAGAACCTGACGGTGTCGTCGCTGCGCCGCGAGAAGGACGATGTCACCGAGGTCCGCGAGGGCTTCGAGTGTGGTCTGACCGTGACGTACTCCGACATCAAGGTCGACGACGTCATCGAGAGCTACGAGTTGCAGGAGAAGCCGCGCGACTAG
- a CDS encoding class I SAM-dependent methyltransferase gives MAESVDLGSVQETLLVPLYGRAVDARRRSSVLSDARAAEMVDEIDHDFSTFSTPNTVGSVWRAAVFDGFVRDFLAEHPDGTVADLGCGLSTRFDRVDNGRVTWLDVDLEDSIALRRRFVDDGDRYTMRVGSIFDTDWYSAIDAGKPVLLLSEGVLLYFHADEVEEALRSIAAAFPGARFAFDTSGAAMVAGQDKTHADVPARFHWACDDPAELEKCGLRLLESYSFAKPPKGLVASWPLLHRAGIRLVGRMPVSKAYRFNLFECARR, from the coding sequence ATGGCCGAGTCGGTCGACCTGGGCAGCGTCCAGGAAACCCTGCTGGTGCCGCTGTACGGTCGCGCGGTGGACGCGCGCCGACGATCGAGTGTGCTGTCCGACGCGCGGGCCGCCGAGATGGTCGACGAGATCGACCACGACTTCTCCACGTTCAGCACCCCGAACACCGTCGGCTCGGTGTGGCGGGCGGCGGTCTTCGACGGCTTCGTCCGCGACTTCCTCGCCGAGCACCCCGACGGCACCGTCGCCGACCTCGGTTGCGGGCTGTCCACCCGCTTCGACCGGGTGGACAACGGGCGGGTCACCTGGCTCGACGTCGACCTCGAGGACAGCATCGCGCTGCGCCGCAGATTCGTCGACGACGGCGACCGCTACACGATGCGCGTCGGGTCGATCTTCGACACGGACTGGTACTCCGCGATCGATGCGGGCAAGCCGGTTCTGCTGCTCAGCGAGGGCGTCCTGCTGTACTTCCACGCCGACGAGGTCGAGGAGGCGCTGCGCTCGATAGCGGCGGCGTTCCCGGGGGCGCGCTTCGCGTTCGACACCTCCGGGGCGGCGATGGTCGCCGGTCAGGACAAGACACACGCCGATGTGCCCGCCCGGTTCCACTGGGCGTGCGACGATCCGGCCGAGCTGGAGAAGTGCGGCCTGCGACTGCTCGAGTCGTACAGCTTCGCGAAGCCGCCAAAGGGGTTGGTCGCCTCGTGGCCGCTACTGCACCGGGCGGGGATCAGGCTCGTGGGACGGATGCCGGTGTCGAAGGCGTATCGGTTCAACCTGTTCGAGTGCGCGCGTCGATAG
- the nusA gene encoding transcription termination factor NusA — translation MNIDIAALRMIEADKGIPTDTVITAIETALLTAYRHTDGFAPHARIDVNRKSGEVRVMAQEVDENGTVLSEWDDTPEGFGRIAATTARQVILQRLRDAENERNFGELAAHEGEIVGGVVQRDVRANARDLVVVAIGNEADGTEGVIPAAEQVPGETYEHGDRIKCYVVGVARGARGPQITLSRTHPNLVRKLFELEVPEVANKSVEIVAVAREAGHRSKIAVHTGVPDLNAKGACIGPMGQRVRNVMSELAGEKIDIIDYSTDPAVFVANALSPAKVLSVTVVDEANKAARVIVPDYQLSLAIGKEGQNARLAARLTGWRIDIRSDADPGAHDPTASAAV, via the coding sequence ATGAACATCGATATCGCCGCCCTGCGCATGATCGAGGCCGACAAGGGCATCCCCACCGACACCGTCATCACCGCCATCGAGACCGCGTTGCTGACCGCCTACCGGCACACCGACGGATTCGCGCCGCACGCGCGGATCGACGTCAACCGCAAGTCCGGCGAGGTGCGCGTCATGGCGCAGGAGGTGGACGAGAACGGCACGGTGCTCAGCGAGTGGGACGACACGCCCGAGGGATTCGGCCGGATCGCCGCCACCACCGCGCGCCAGGTGATCCTGCAGCGGCTGCGCGACGCGGAGAACGAGCGGAACTTCGGCGAATTGGCCGCACACGAGGGTGAGATCGTCGGCGGCGTCGTGCAGCGCGACGTCCGCGCGAACGCCCGCGACCTGGTCGTCGTCGCCATCGGCAACGAGGCCGACGGCACCGAGGGCGTCATCCCGGCCGCCGAGCAGGTCCCGGGCGAGACCTACGAGCACGGCGACCGCATCAAGTGTTATGTCGTCGGCGTGGCGCGCGGCGCCCGCGGTCCGCAGATCACGCTGTCGCGCACCCATCCCAACCTGGTCCGCAAGCTGTTCGAACTCGAGGTCCCCGAGGTGGCGAACAAGTCCGTCGAAATCGTGGCGGTCGCCCGCGAGGCGGGGCACCGCTCCAAGATCGCGGTACACACGGGTGTGCCGGACCTCAACGCGAAGGGCGCGTGTATCGGCCCGATGGGGCAGCGCGTGCGCAATGTGATGAGCGAACTGGCGGGGGAGAAGATCGACATCATCGACTACTCCACCGATCCGGCGGTGTTCGTGGCCAATGCGCTCTCACCGGCGAAGGTGCTGTCGGTGACCGTCGTCGACGAGGCCAACAAGGCCGCCCGCGTCATCGTCCCCGACTACCAGCTGTCGTTGGCGATCGGCAAGGAGGGGCAGAACGCCCGGCTGGCCGCCCGGCTGACCGGATGGCGGATCGACATCCGGTCCGACGCCGATCCGGGGGCCCACGACCCGACGGCCAGCGCGGCAGTATGA
- a CDS encoding metallophosphoesterase: protein MATLWAISDLHVAHRGNEHIVDDIHPRDADDWLIVAGDVAERTDDIAETLRRLAARFATVIWVPGNHELYTTAKDPLQIHGVARYDYLVQQARDLGVVTPEDMYPLFDPGDGREPVRVVPMFLLYDYTFRPEGTATALQALALARERNVVATDEFLLSPEPFGTRDAWGRARMAATRERLDALDPAERTVLINHWPLRREPTEVLMYPEFALWCGSEQTADWHLRYNAACCVYGHLHIPRTTYYDGVRFEEVSVGYPREWKRRGLPDPLLRAIIPDATPDDLAEHGTRFELPPDYEERARQMRRRIEERQLRQQSQKGPQ from the coding sequence ATGGCAACGCTCTGGGCGATCAGCGATCTGCACGTGGCCCATCGCGGCAACGAGCACATCGTCGACGACATTCACCCGCGTGATGCCGATGACTGGCTGATCGTCGCCGGCGACGTCGCCGAGCGGACCGATGACATCGCCGAGACGCTCCGACGGTTGGCCGCCCGGTTCGCCACGGTGATCTGGGTCCCCGGGAACCACGAGCTGTACACGACCGCCAAAGACCCGCTCCAGATCCACGGCGTCGCGCGGTACGACTATCTCGTCCAGCAGGCGCGCGATCTCGGCGTCGTGACGCCAGAGGACATGTATCCGCTCTTCGATCCCGGCGACGGGCGCGAACCGGTGCGGGTCGTGCCGATGTTCCTGCTCTACGACTACACCTTCCGGCCGGAGGGCACCGCCACCGCGCTGCAGGCGCTGGCCCTGGCGCGCGAGCGCAACGTCGTCGCCACCGACGAATTCCTGCTCTCGCCGGAGCCGTTCGGAACCCGGGACGCGTGGGGACGCGCCCGGATGGCCGCCACCCGTGAACGCCTCGACGCCCTGGACCCGGCGGAGCGGACCGTGCTGATCAACCACTGGCCGCTGCGCCGCGAACCCACCGAGGTCCTCATGTACCCGGAGTTCGCGCTCTGGTGCGGCAGCGAGCAGACCGCCGATTGGCATCTGCGCTACAACGCCGCCTGCTGCGTCTACGGGCATCTGCACATCCCGCGCACGACCTACTACGACGGGGTGCGCTTCGAAGAGGTCTCCGTCGGCTATCCCCGGGAGTGGAAGCGGCGCGGCCTGCCCGATCCGCTGCTGCGCGCGATCATTCCCGACGCCACCCCCGACGACCTCGCCGAACACGGCACCCGTTTCGAACTCCCGCCCGACTACGAGGAGCGCGCCAGGCAGATGCGCCGTCGCATCGAGGAACGACAGCTTCGTCAACAGAGTCAGAAGGGACCGCAGTGA
- the rbfA gene encoding 30S ribosome-binding factor RbfA: MVDQARAARLAKRISSIVAAAIGSGEIKDPRLHYVTITDARVSGDLHDATLFYTVMGQTLDVEPDYEGAAAALAKATGHLRSLVGAGTGVRFTPTLAFQLDTVPDAARHMEELVAKARANDEMVARRAAEATPAGDADPYRDDESER, from the coding sequence ATGGTGGACCAGGCTCGGGCGGCTCGGCTGGCCAAGCGGATTTCATCGATCGTCGCCGCGGCGATCGGCTCGGGTGAGATCAAGGACCCGCGGTTGCACTACGTGACGATCACCGACGCGCGCGTGTCGGGCGACCTGCACGACGCGACGCTGTTCTACACCGTGATGGGGCAGACGCTCGACGTCGAGCCCGACTACGAGGGTGCGGCGGCGGCGCTGGCGAAGGCGACCGGGCATCTGCGCTCGCTGGTCGGTGCCGGTACCGGGGTTCGGTTCACGCCGACGCTCGCCTTCCAGCTCGACACGGTGCCCGACGCCGCACGCCACATGGAGGAGCTCGTCGCCAAGGCGCGCGCCAACGACGAGATGGTCGCGCGCCGGGCGGCGGAGGCCACACCGGCCGGTGACGCCGATCCATATCGGGACGACGAGTCGGAGCGGTGA
- the rimP gene encoding ribosome maturation factor RimP, whose protein sequence is MAPDTSGVSALVEPVVTGAGFDVDEVSVVRKPGYGVSAITVVVDGDDGVGLDELTALTRSLTAVFDEQPWAQDYALDVTSRGVDRPLTQPRHWKRNHGRRVEVALHPAAGGKSEKFLGRIGNLGDGTVALVVNHKGRLAVREVALSDVESAVVVVEFGEPSPAELKLCDGGEA, encoded by the coding sequence GTGGCACCGGACACCAGTGGGGTGAGCGCCCTGGTCGAACCCGTCGTGACCGGTGCCGGGTTCGACGTCGACGAGGTGTCGGTCGTGCGCAAGCCCGGCTACGGCGTCAGCGCGATCACGGTCGTCGTCGACGGTGATGACGGCGTCGGCCTCGACGAACTCACCGCGCTCACGCGATCGCTCACCGCCGTCTTCGACGAGCAGCCGTGGGCGCAGGACTACGCACTCGACGTGACGTCGCGCGGCGTGGACCGCCCGCTCACCCAACCCCGGCACTGGAAGCGCAACCACGGTCGTCGCGTCGAGGTCGCGCTGCACCCGGCCGCGGGTGGAAAGAGCGAGAAGTTCCTCGGCCGAATCGGTAATCTCGGCGACGGGACCGTGGCGCTCGTCGTCAACCACAAGGGGCGGCTCGCCGTGCGCGAGGTGGCGCTGTCCGACGTCGAGTCGGCCGTGGTCGTCGTCGAATTCGGCGAACCGAGTCCGGCGGAGCTGAAGCTGTGCGACGGCGGGGAGGCCTGA